AGATAAGCTTTTTCAGTCATTTAGTCAGGTGGACGGCTCGTTGACGCGGCAGTATGGGGGCACTGGGCTAGGGCTAGCAATTTCCCAAAAGCTGGTCGAGGCTATGGGAGGCGTCGTAAATTTCTACAGCATGGGTGAGGGTCTGGGATCAACTGTTACTTTTACCATTCCGCTCTATCAAGAGCCTGTGATGATTGCAGCGAATTGAATTGACGATCGCTGACATGAAATTTTTGCCCTGCTCGATTCACGCATTGAAAAGATGCAGTAACAGCCTGTACAAATGATTTAAAGAAACGTAGAAATTTACATCACCCAAGCTGCTTTGTTAGCCGATAATCATCGTGGAGGGAATGGAGGTCGTTCACTCTGCCAGGTTTTTCCGCTATCGAAACTGGTAAATACAGCTTTAGGAAGATAATCTTTCCTTGCCCATCCTTCTGATACTTCAGCCCTTAAAGCGTTTTCTTGAAGAAAAAAGTTCACACAGACATCAGTTTCTGGCTTAAACAATTTTCTAGCAAAATCCCTAGTTTCCGTAAAACTGTTACCTCCATCAGAACTGTAAAGAGTGCCTGCAATCAAAACCTGTTGCCCTATTTGCTGAAATGATTGTTCACAGCTAGATCCACAACCTCCGATGCCGTCGCCCTCAACTACCAAGGTCGGAAATTTGAAAATTGGAGAGATCTTGAGTATTCGAGCATGGCACGCCCAGTGGTAATCTATGAAGCCAACTCTATATTCACGAGTCACCAGTCTCAAATGAAGACCTTGCAGGGTTCTGAAGTTGCAATGATTGCTGAAAGAGCCGTTGGTTGAGCAGAGGAAAATAATGCAGCCCACAAGAGCAAGAAGAATAGACCAGCTAAATCTTTTTACATGCTCAAGCATTTGAAAGCCTAGTACAGGATGCTGTTTTAATAATACTTTTGAACTCCAGAATTAGATGATTTTTCCTGTAAAAATCCCCCACCCGAAGGCGAGGGATTTTCTTATTTACCTACCACATTCAGTTCGATCAACCGAACTTACCTGCGGTCGCTGCAATCACGAAGGCTGCATACGTCAGTACGTAACCTGCGGTGAAGTGAACCAGACCGACTAACCGACCTTGAACGATCGACAGAGCAACTGGCTTATCCTTGAATCGAATCAAGTTTGCCAACGGAGTGCGCTCATGGGCCCACACCAAGGTCTCGATCAATTCTTGCCAGTAACCACGCCACGAGATCAAGAACATGAATCCGGTCGCCCAAACCAGGTGTCCTAAGAGGAACATCCAAGCCCAAACTGCCAGGTTATTCATGCCATACGGGTTGTAACCGTTGATTAGTGGAGCCGAATACTGCCACAGGTAGTCACGCAGCCAACCCATCAGATAGGTCGAACTTTCGTTGAACTGAGCCACGTTACCAGACCAGATTGCGAGATGCTTCCAGTGCCAGTAGAACGTTACCCAACCGATCGTATTCAACATCCAGAACATCGCCAGATAGAAGGAGTCCCATGCAGAGATATCGCAGGTACCGCCACGACCCGGACCATCGCAAGGGAATGCGTAGCCAAAGTCTTTCTTATCGGGCATCAGCTTCGATCCACGAGCATCCAACGCGCCCTTAACCAAGATCAAGGTGGTGGTGTGCAGACCGAGCGCGATCGCGTGGTGAACTAAGAAGTCACCAGGTCCAATGGTCAAGAACAGCGAGTTCACGCCGCTATTGATTCCATCCAACCAACCGGGCAGGTAAGCTGCACCAGTGTTAGACGCAATGCTATCCGCGTTCGACAGTAGGGTGTTGAAACCATACAGTGCCTTACCGTGGGAGGCTTGGATGAACTGAGCGAACACAGGCTCGATCAGGATCTGCTTCTCAGGAGTTCCGAAAGCAACTACCACATCGTTGTGGACATAAAGACCCAAGGTGTGGAAGCCAAGGAACAACGATACCCAGCTTAGGTGCGAGATAATCGCTTCCTTGTGACCCAGAATCCGTGCAAGCACGTTGTTCTTGTTTTGGTCTGGATCGTAGTCACGAACCCAGAAGATTGCGCCGTGTGCGAAAGCTCCAACCATCAGGAAGCCTGCAATGTACTGGTGATGGGTGTACAGCGCAGCTTGTGTGGTGAAGTCCTTCGACATGAAGGCATAGGGCGGCATCGAGTACATATGCTGTGCCACCACGGAAGTCACCGTACCCAAAGCACCCAGGGCAAGACCCAATTGGAAGTGCAGCGAGTTATTTACGGTGTCATACAGACCTCTGTGACCTTCGCCCAATCCACCAGCAGGGGGGATGTGCGCGTTCAAGATGTCTCTGATGCTGTGACCGATACCAAAGTTGGTGCGGTACATATGACCAGCCACGATGAAGATCACCGCGATCGCGAGGTGGTGATGAGCCATGTCGGTCAGCCACAGCGATTCGGTTTGCGGATGGAATCCACCGAGGAAAGTCAAGATTGCAGAACCCGAACCTTGAGCCGTTCCGAAAATGTGGTTCGCAGTATCAGGGTTTTCTGCGTACACGCTCCAGTTGCCTGTGAAGAACGGTGCAAGACCTGCAGGGTGCGGCATCGTGGACAAGAAGTTGTTCCAGCCCACGTGCTGACCGCGAGATTCGGGAATTGCAACGTGAATCAAGTGACCTGCCCAAGCCAAGGAGCTAACTCCAAACAGACCCGCCAAGTGGTGGTTCAGACGCGATTCAGCGTTTTTGAACCAAGCCAAGCTTGGACGGAACTTCGGCTGGAGATGCAGCCAACCTGCGAACAGGAGAACTGCGGACAGAATCAGCAAGAAGATCGAACCTTGGTATAAATCACCGTTGGTTCTCATACCGATCGTGTACCACCAGTGGTACAGACCAGAGTAGGAAATATCAACCGGATAGTTCGCGCCGCCTTGCGTAAACGCTTCGACTGCGGGTTTACCGAATTGAGGATCCCAAATCGCGTGAGCGATCGGGCGGACATTTAGAGGATCTTTGATCCACTGAGGGAAGTTGCCTTGCCAAGCAACGTGAAAGAGACTACCAGATGCCCAGAGGAAGATGATCGCCAGATGTCCGAAGTGAGTTGCAAAAAGCTTTTGGTAAAGCTTTTCTTCTGTCATTCCGTCGTGGCTTTCAAAGTCGTGAGCAGTAGCGATTCCGTACCAAATCCGACGAGTTGTAGGATCTTGGGCAAGGTCTTGACTAAATTTTGGGAACTTAGTTGCCATAGCTGTTTGTTAATCCTCGCTCATCGTCATCCGATGGAAATTGACCGAGCTAGGAAGAATGCCCATGTGGTGACAATTCCGCCTAAGAGGTAGTGAGCAACGCCCACAGCCCGTCCTTGAATAATACTCAATGCACGCGGTTGGATAGAGGGTGCAACTTTGAGTTTGTTGTGCGCCCAAACGATCGACTCGATCAGTTCTTGCCAGTAGCCACGTCCGCTAAACAGGAACATCAAGCTGAATGCCCAAACAAAGTGAGCGCCCAGGAAGAGAAGTCCGTAAGCCGACAGTGCTGAACCGTAGGATCCAATCACTTGCGCCGCTTGTGCCCACAAGAAGTCGCGCAACCAACCGTTGATTGTGATTGCACTTTGAGCGAAATTACCGCCCGTTACGTGATCAACTGTTCCATCCGGCGCAACTGTACCCCAGACATCGGATTGCATTTTCCACGAGAAGTGGAAGATTGCGATCGACAGGGAGTTGTACATCCAGAACAGACCGAGGAACACGTGATCCCAACCAGACACTTGGCAGGTGCCGCCACGACCCGGGCCATCGCACGGGAAGCGGAAACCAAGGTTGGCTTTATCAGGAATCAAGCGTGAGCTACGTGCAAACAGTACGCCCTTCAAGAGGATCAATACCGTGACGTGAATCGTGAAGGCGTGGATATGGTGAACCATGAAGTCCGCCGTACCCAGTGCGATCGGCATCATGGCAACTTTGCCACCGACCGCGATTGTTCCACCACCAAACGCATAGCTAGCAGGAGCCAAAGCGTTGGGAGCGGTTCCACCCGGAGCCAGCGTGTGGAGGTTTTGAATCCACTGCGCAAACACAGGTTGGAGTTGAATTGCGGTATCCGAGAACATATCTTGCGGACGACCCAAAGCGCGCATCGTGTCGTTGTGAACGTAAAGACCGAAGCTATGGAAGCCGAGGAAGATACAAACCCAGTTCAAGTGGGAAATGATGGCATCCCGGTGACGCAGAACGCGATCGAGGTTGTTGTTTTGGTTCACAACCGGATCGTAGTCGCGCACCATGAAGATTGCCGCGTGAGCCGCACCACCGACGATGAAGAATCCACCGATCCACATATGGTGCGTGAAGATCGACAACTGAGTTGCGTAGTCAGTTGCGAGGTAGGGGTAAGGCGGCATCGCATACATATGCTGTGCAACGATGATGCTCAAGGAGCCAACCATTGCCAGGTTGATTGCCAGTTGCGCGTGCCAGGAGGTCGTCAGGTTTTCATAAAGACCTTTGTGACCTTCTCCAGTAAACGGACCTTTGTGTGCCTCAAGGATTTCCTTGATGCTGTGACCGATACCCCAGTTCGTGCGGTACTGGTGTCCAGCAATCAGGAACAACACAGCGATCGCCAAGTGGTGATGTGCGCTATCCGTCAGCCAGAGTCCGCCTGTAACCGGATTCAGTCCACCTTTGAAGGTGAGGAAGTCTGCGTACTCGCCCCAGTTGAGGGTAAAGAAAGGAATTAGACCTTTAGCAAAGCTGGGGTAGATGTCTGCCATCAATTGGGTGTTCAGGATGAACTCATGAGGCAGAGGGATCTTGTCCGCAGGAACTCCGCGATCGAGGAGTTCGTTAATCGGCAACGCCACGTGGATCTGGTGACCCGCCCAAGCGAGTGAACCGAGTCCGAACAGACCCGACAAGTGGTGGTTCAGCATCGACTCCACATTCTGGAACCATTCCAGTTTGGGTGCGCGCTTGTGGTAGTGGAACCAACCTGCAAACAACATCAAACCAGCCATGACCAAACCGCCGATCGCGGTGACATAAAGCTGGAAGGTGTTTGTAAAGCCAGCCGCTCTCCACAGTTGGAAGAATCCAGAGGTGATCTGAATTCCGTGGAAGCCGCCGCCGACATCCGCGTTAAGAATTTCTTGACCGAAGATGTTCCACACAACCTGAGCACTGGGTTTAACTCCAGTGGGGTTGGCGAGCCATGCTTCGTAGTTTGAAAACTTAGCGCCGTGGAAGTACATTCCACTCAACCAAATGAACACAACGGCTAAGTGACCGAAGTGTGCGCTAAAAATTTTGCGAGAAACGTCTTCTAAGTCGCTTGTATGGCTATCGAAATCGTGAGCGTTAGCGTGGAGGTTCCAAATCCAGGTGGTGGTTTTGGGCCCTTTAGCTAGGGTGCGATCGAAGTGTCCCGGCTGACCCCATCTCTCAAAAGAAGTGGGAACGGGATCTTTATCAACGACCACCCGTGCCTTCGCCTCGCGCTCCGGTGGGCTAATTGTCATTGAGACTCTCCTCTCTCTAGACAAGGAACGAGTTATCCCTATCCGGCAACTGGTCTCAAACCCTTCTGTTAAGCTCTGGCTGCGGAATGACTGAGGTTGATAAGACCTAGTTGCGTTGTCGCGGTTAATGCAGGCTTCGAGCTTGGCTTGAGGTTCCAGGATTCCCGTGAATTCGGGATGTGTGCCTTCGTGGGTTCTCAATGGGTCATTATAGGGCTTTCATGAAAACGTTTCCGAACGTAATTAACAATAATTCAAAGTTCTGGATTTCTTGACGGTGCTTGGGTCTCAGGCTCCGAGCAGAAATAAAAAGTCAAGAGTTTGTCGCTTAACTTTACATTGCTAAAGGATTGGAATTCGTAATCAAATTAATCGAGCACAATTGATATTTCCTGCTCTTTCTATTAATAAAACGTTGTAGAAGTTCGAGGTGGTGGACGATCGAGCCGTTGATCTCCGCGTTTTTACTCAAACTACTCAACACGGTACCCCAGCTTGAGGTAGAGCAATCACACGTACCTGTGGCAGCTTGGTGCTCTTCGTTGCGGGAAGCGTGCTGTATCCAAGTAATTAAAGAGATACTTCGATCGTCGCCTCTGTGCCTAAATTTTCCGCTATAGTGCCGTAGGAACAGCGATCGAGTTGTACGGCAATGTCCTGAAACCTCTAAGCTGTTGGCTGTTCGATTAGGAGAGATACCTGGTGTTTGGGATCATGCGCTGGCGCGGGACGGCTAGAACTCTTTCAGTCTCATTAGTATTAGCAATGCTGCTCAATTTGGGTGGAGTTGCGCCGAGTTTGGCGGCTCCGAAAGGTTCGGCAAAATTGGCAGGGAGGATTTCAGAAGCATCGCCGCCAGAAGTCATTCAGCAATTAAAGCCCTTGCTGGACAAGTATCAGCCACAGGTGTCGATCGCTTCTCCACGCCCAAACGAGGTGGTAGACGACAATACTGTTTCTGTCAAATTTAATGTTAAAGATCTGCCCTTATACAAGGACGCAGAGCTGGGTTTAGGACCGCATCTTCATGTGTTTCTAGACGATCAACCGTATCAAGCGGTTTATGATGTGAGTCAGCCGCTTGTTCTTAAAGATTTAGCAGCAGGAACTCACACAATTCGTGCGTTTGCAGGTCGTCCTTGGCATGAAAGCTTTAAGAATGATGGGGCATATGCTCAGACGACGTTTCATGTCTTTACAAAAACGCCAAGCAATAGTCCCGATCCAAAACTGCCGCTACTTACTTACAGCCGCCCACAGGCAACCTACGGGGCAGAACCTGTTCTATTAGATTTCTATTTGACGAATGCGCCGTTACACATTGTCGCGCAGGAGGATAGTAAAGATGAGGTTGCGGATTGGCGCGTGAAAGTGACGGTGAATGGCGATAGTTTTACGCTTGATCGCTGGCAACCGATCTACTTAAAAGGCTTCAAACCGGGCAAAAACTGGGTGCAGCTTGAATACGTAGACGACAAGGGCAATCCGGTTCAAAACGTTTACAACAACGCCGCACGAATATTTAATTACGAGCTGAACGGACAAGATACGCTGTCGAGATTAGTTCGAGGTGAAATTCCGTTTGATCAGGCGGTGTCGATCGTTGATCCCAATTACAAGCCGACTGCCGAACCCTCAGCGCCCGAACCGACTCCAGTTCCGGTTGCACCAGCCGTCGAAAAAGCTCCAACCGAGCCAGAGGTAAGAGAAACCCCGCAACCAATCGAAGAAGCTCCAAAACCTGCTGAAACTCCAAAACCGCAAGGGGGATTC
The sequence above is a segment of the Cyanobacteria bacterium FACHB-DQ100 genome. Coding sequences within it:
- the psaA gene encoding photosystem I core protein PsaA: MTISPPEREAKARVVVDKDPVPTSFERWGQPGHFDRTLAKGPKTTTWIWNLHANAHDFDSHTSDLEDVSRKIFSAHFGHLAVVFIWLSGMYFHGAKFSNYEAWLANPTGVKPSAQVVWNIFGQEILNADVGGGFHGIQITSGFFQLWRAAGFTNTFQLYVTAIGGLVMAGLMLFAGWFHYHKRAPKLEWFQNVESMLNHHLSGLFGLGSLAWAGHQIHVALPINELLDRGVPADKIPLPHEFILNTQLMADIYPSFAKGLIPFFTLNWGEYADFLTFKGGLNPVTGGLWLTDSAHHHLAIAVLFLIAGHQYRTNWGIGHSIKEILEAHKGPFTGEGHKGLYENLTTSWHAQLAINLAMVGSLSIIVAQHMYAMPPYPYLATDYATQLSIFTHHMWIGGFFIVGGAAHAAIFMVRDYDPVVNQNNNLDRVLRHRDAIISHLNWVCIFLGFHSFGLYVHNDTMRALGRPQDMFSDTAIQLQPVFAQWIQNLHTLAPGGTAPNALAPASYAFGGGTIAVGGKVAMMPIALGTADFMVHHIHAFTIHVTVLILLKGVLFARSSRLIPDKANLGFRFPCDGPGRGGTCQVSGWDHVFLGLFWMYNSLSIAIFHFSWKMQSDVWGTVAPDGTVDHVTGGNFAQSAITINGWLRDFLWAQAAQVIGSYGSALSAYGLLFLGAHFVWAFSLMFLFSGRGYWQELIESIVWAHNKLKVAPSIQPRALSIIQGRAVGVAHYLLGGIVTTWAFFLARSISIG
- the psaB gene encoding photosystem I core protein PsaB, encoding MATKFPKFSQDLAQDPTTRRIWYGIATAHDFESHDGMTEEKLYQKLFATHFGHLAIIFLWASGSLFHVAWQGNFPQWIKDPLNVRPIAHAIWDPQFGKPAVEAFTQGGANYPVDISYSGLYHWWYTIGMRTNGDLYQGSIFLLILSAVLLFAGWLHLQPKFRPSLAWFKNAESRLNHHLAGLFGVSSLAWAGHLIHVAIPESRGQHVGWNNFLSTMPHPAGLAPFFTGNWSVYAENPDTANHIFGTAQGSGSAILTFLGGFHPQTESLWLTDMAHHHLAIAVIFIVAGHMYRTNFGIGHSIRDILNAHIPPAGGLGEGHRGLYDTVNNSLHFQLGLALGALGTVTSVVAQHMYSMPPYAFMSKDFTTQAALYTHHQYIAGFLMVGAFAHGAIFWVRDYDPDQNKNNVLARILGHKEAIISHLSWVSLFLGFHTLGLYVHNDVVVAFGTPEKQILIEPVFAQFIQASHGKALYGFNTLLSNADSIASNTGAAYLPGWLDGINSGVNSLFLTIGPGDFLVHHAIALGLHTTTLILVKGALDARGSKLMPDKKDFGYAFPCDGPGRGGTCDISAWDSFYLAMFWMLNTIGWVTFYWHWKHLAIWSGNVAQFNESSTYLMGWLRDYLWQYSAPLINGYNPYGMNNLAVWAWMFLLGHLVWATGFMFLISWRGYWQELIETLVWAHERTPLANLIRFKDKPVALSIVQGRLVGLVHFTAGYVLTYAAFVIAATAGKFG